In a single window of the Columba livia isolate bColLiv1 breed racing homer unplaced genomic scaffold, bColLiv1.pat.W.v2 Scaffold_288, whole genome shotgun sequence genome:
- the LOC135578055 gene encoding olfactory receptor 14J1-like, whose product DLGSISTTVPKSMANSLWDTRAISYTGCAAQVFLFLFLASAEYWLLTVMSYDRYVAICKPLHYGTLLGSRACVHMAAAAWATGFLNSLLQTANTFSLPLCKGNALGQFFCEIPQILKLSCSHSYLRELGLIMFSLLISFGCFVFIVVSYVQILRAVLRIPSEQGRHKAFSTCLPHLAVVSLFVSTGSFAYLKPPSISSPSLDLVVSVLYSVVPPAVNPLIYSMRNQELKDALNKLMAGCFSQIIKYPSSAL is encoded by the coding sequence gacctgggctccatctccaccactgttcccaaatccatggccaattccctctgggacaccagagccatctcctacacaggatgtgctgcccaagtgtttctgtttctctttttagcttcagcagaatATTGGCTCCTCACagtcatgtcctatgaccgctacgttgccatctgcaaacccctgcactacgggaccctcctgggcagcagagcttgtgtccacatggcagcagctgcctgggccactgggtttctcaattctctgctgcaaacagccaatacattttcactgcccctgtgcaagggcaatgccctgggccagttcttctgtgaaatcccccagatcctcaagctctcctgctcacactcctacctcagggaacttgggcttatcATGTTTAGTCTGTTAATCagttttggctgttttgtgttcattgtggtgtcctatgtgcagatcttgagggccgtgctgaggatcccctctgagcagggacggcacaaagccttttccacctgcctccctcacctggccgtggtctccctgtttgtcagcactggttcatttgcctacctgaagcccccctccatctcctccccatccctggacctggtggtgtcagttctgtactcagtggtgcctccagcagtgaaccccctcatctacagcatgaggaaccaggagctcaaggatgccctgaatAAACTAATGGCGGGATGCTTTTCACAAATAATAAAGTATCCGTCATCTGCTCTTTAA